The following are encoded together in the Spiroplasma apis B31 genome:
- a CDS encoding deoxynucleoside kinase, with translation MRIALFGTVGAGKSTISELISKQLGYEIFPEPIDNNPYFDDYYKDMKANVFKMQIYMLTARSRQLLEAKSLKNVIFDRTILEDPIFVTVNHDLKTMNDIDYKTYTDFYEQVIIPSLGYKSEFDLVIYLKLSTDKAIERIKDRGRIQELETPYEYWELLNKRYDDFFERRKHMFNFLVVDAESDDLEEKMEIIMNKIYEIEPNLVK, from the coding sequence ATGAGAATAGCATTATTTGGAACTGTAGGAGCTGGCAAATCAACAATTTCTGAGTTAATTTCAAAGCAACTTGGTTATGAAATATTTCCTGAACCAATTGATAATAACCCTTATTTTGATGATTATTACAAAGACATGAAAGCAAATGTTTTTAAAATGCAAATCTATATGTTAACAGCAAGAAGTCGACAATTATTAGAAGCAAAATCATTAAAAAATGTAATTTTTGATAGAACAATTCTTGAAGATCCAATTTTTGTTACAGTTAATCATGATTTAAAAACCATGAACGATATTGATTACAAAACTTACACCGATTTTTACGAACAAGTTATAATACCAAGTCTTGGATATAAGTCAGAGTTTGATTTAGTTATTTATTTGAAGTTATCAACAGATAAGGCTATCGAAAGAATTAAAGATAGAGGAAGAATTCAAGAACTAGAAACGCCTTATGAGTATTGGGAGTTACTAAATAAAAGGTACGATGACTTTTTCGAAAGAAGAAAACATATGTTCAATTTCTTAGTTGTCGATGCTGAAAGTGACGATTTAGAAGAAAAAATGGAAATTATTATGAATAAAATATACGAAATTGAACCCAATTTGGTAAAATAA
- a CDS encoding YebC/PmpR family DNA-binding transcriptional regulator, which translates to MGRAHEVRKQSMEKTAAMKSAIYGRASKEIYMAAKNGSSDPEANLALRSAIDKAKSKQVPTDVINRAIKKAEGGEAENYVSNRYEGYGPGNSMIIVDSLTSNVNRAIAEIRDAFNKNGGKIANSGSVSHSFQPTSLFAFEEKSVEEVLELLMDTDAEVNDVIEEDGLTMVYASFQSFNAVKTALDKAGLKNYKLAETTMLADDFIKINDEETKLQFNKLINKLNELEDVQEVYHNVEI; encoded by the coding sequence ATGGGAAGAGCTCACGAAGTAAGAAAACAAAGTATGGAAAAAACAGCAGCTATGAAATCTGCTATTTATGGAAGGGCTTCTAAAGAAATTTATATGGCTGCAAAAAATGGTAGCTCTGATCCTGAGGCAAACTTGGCATTAAGAAGTGCAATTGATAAAGCAAAATCAAAACAAGTTCCTACAGATGTAATTAATAGGGCTATAAAAAAAGCAGAGGGTGGCGAAGCTGAAAATTACGTTTCTAATCGTTATGAAGGGTATGGACCCGGAAATTCAATGATAATTGTTGACTCTTTAACTAGTAATGTTAATAGAGCAATAGCAGAAATAAGGGATGCATTTAATAAAAATGGGGGAAAGATTGCCAACTCAGGTTCGGTTTCTCATTCTTTCCAACCTACTAGTTTGTTTGCGTTTGAAGAAAAGTCCGTTGAAGAAGTTCTAGAATTATTGATGGACACAGATGCAGAAGTTAATGATGTTATTGAAGAAGATGGATTAACAATGGTATATGCATCATTTCAATCTTTTAATGCAGTTAAAACAGCTTTAGACAAAGCGGGTTTAAAGAATTATAAATTGGCAGAAACTACTATGTTGGCTGATGATTTCATTAAAATTAATGATGAAGAAACAAAATTACAGTTTAATAAGCTTATAAATAAATTAAATGAACTTGAAGATGTACAAGAAGTTTATCACAACGTTGAAATTTAA
- a CDS encoding fructose-bisphosphatase class II family protein: protein MNKDVVLLRTVELAAIASYKYIGLKDKNKIDQAAVEAFEVMLKNEQGFKLKIVNGEGELDEAPMLFVGQILGSPSSYDAPIFDASVDPIEGTNPAAYNFAGSISTIAISRENTMLQLPEMYMEKVFVSNEFNEILDLNSGIIEIIKKMQLKVNRKDIKCIVLDKPRHQKIIKELNDLGVIIRLIKDGDVLAAIDVVNGEADIVYGIGGAPEGCLMASLAIASGCRMQCRLVSYGDIWPNEEETKNRILKESAWLSKHNIDFTTILSDIDLVADNRTSFFASGLTAGGTLKPINYKDGKFFVNAFMASHGIVRNIKSVYDVKKVNTLKPEIKYLFDKYKR, encoded by the coding sequence ATGAATAAAGATGTTGTTTTATTGCGCACTGTTGAGTTAGCAGCAATTGCTTCTTATAAATATATTGGTTTGAAAGATAAAAATAAGATTGATCAAGCAGCTGTCGAAGCTTTTGAAGTAATGCTTAAGAATGAGCAGGGTTTCAAATTAAAAATAGTTAATGGTGAAGGAGAGTTGGATGAAGCACCAATGTTGTTTGTGGGCCAAATATTAGGTAGTCCAAGCAGTTATGATGCACCAATATTTGATGCATCAGTCGACCCAATTGAGGGTACAAATCCCGCTGCTTATAACTTTGCAGGTAGTATTTCCACAATTGCAATTTCCAGGGAAAATACAATGTTACAACTCCCAGAAATGTATATGGAGAAGGTATTTGTTAGCAATGAGTTCAATGAAATATTAGATTTAAACTCAGGAATAATAGAAATAATTAAAAAAATGCAACTAAAGGTCAATAGAAAAGACATTAAATGTATTGTTTTAGATAAACCCAGACACCAAAAGATCATTAAAGAATTAAATGATCTTGGTGTAATTATTAGACTAATAAAAGATGGTGATGTTTTAGCTGCTATTGATGTTGTAAATGGTGAAGCTGATATTGTTTATGGTATTGGAGGTGCTCCTGAAGGATGTTTGATGGCTTCTTTGGCAATTGCTTCTGGTTGTAGGATGCAATGTCGTTTAGTTTCTTATGGAGATATTTGACCAAATGAAGAAGAGACTAAAAATAGAATATTAAAAGAATCAGCATGGTTATCAAAACATAATATCGATTTCACAACTATATTGTCAGATATAGATTTAGTAGCGGATAATAGAACAAGTTTTTTTGCCTCCGGTTTAACAGCTGGTGGAACTTTAAAACCAATAAACTATAAGGATGGGAAGTTTTTTGTGAATGCTTTCATGGCTAGTCATGGTATTGTAAGGAATATAAAATCGGTTTATGATGTGAAAAAAGTTAATACTTTAAAGCCTGAAATTAAATATTTATTTGATAAGTATAAGCGTTAA